A stretch of Gasterosteus aculeatus chromosome 4, fGasAcu3.hap1.1, whole genome shotgun sequence DNA encodes these proteins:
- the LOC120818116 gene encoding protocadherin gamma-C3 isoform X2: MIFTQAAEMDHRLSRGSWVPVTGLVVCLLLCACVVDLVLAQIRYSIPEELDHGAFVGNIAEDLGLDVAKLSARRFRIVSGAKRQYLEVNLENGILFVNEKMDREELCERSPSCFLHLQVVIENPLELYRVEVEILDVNDNSPSFPWSEFNLDITESAAPGSCFPLESAQDQDVGTNSLRSYQLSANEHFVLNIQTRNDGSKFAELVLDTPLDREQRKRHEMVLTAFDGGSPERSGTALITVTVLDANDNVPVFDRSVYRASLVENAPRGTLVLKLNATDLDEGSNGEVTYAFSGHAPLKVRELFNVDPYTGEIRVKGIVDYEKASVYELYVQAKDRGPSAVAVHSKVLVDILDVNDNAPEVILTSVSTPVQEDAPPGTVIAVISVMDRDSGENGNVDCQIPSNVPFQLHSSFKNYYTLVTSEFLDREAVSEYNITLTARDLGSPSLSTRKTILVQVSDINDNPPRFAQPSYTVYVTENNAPGASIGSVTAFDPDSNQNAYLSYSIVEGQIQGMPVSTYVSINSDNGNIYALRSFDYEQLRNFMILVQARDAGFPPLASNITVNVFVLDQNDNAPVIVSPLPKNGTVATEVVPRLVDAGYLVTKITALDADAGQNSRLSYQVLQATDPGLFSVALYTGEIRTIRRLVEKDATRQRLVILVKDNGQPPLSATVSIVLTVVDSVPESLSDFGDLTLSPQPPSNVALYLIVSLSTISLIFLVAIIVLAAIKCYKDRETHSGYNLPPFACCCCGGFQPDPPPEVFKKSNLNLQISSAAKVPTNCMEPCSPGSTPRNNEAKSAENSWNAQSRSASVNNGATTPNELKQPNTDWTLTKNQNSSIKSYNSINMDGTLMRKAMHADPEHYVTSMAPGQYWTWGTHMRGVKDYKMSPSTSEVRSRPWTPRCTPPPQQQQPSVPPHPHPHPHPHPPPDYHHNVYIPGTPSGFCTLRPAAQRSDLDVHNAFSTFGKRRRLQMSPQGEAAIINNDLYND; this comes from the exons ATGATTTTTACACAAGCTGCTGAAATGGATCACAGACTCTCCAGAGGCAGCTGGGTACCGGTGACTGGGctggttgtgtgtttgcttctATGTGCGTGCGTCGTGGACCTGGTCCTCGCACAAATTCGTTACTCCATCCCCGAAGAGCTGGACCACGGAGCTTTTGTGGGCAACATTGCCGAGGACCTGGGCTTGGATGTGGCTAAGTTGTCAGCACGTCGGTTCCGAATAGTCTCCGGCGCCAAGAGGCAGTATTTAGAAGTGAACTTGGAGAACGGCATTCTCTTCGTCAACGAaaagatggacagagaggagctgtgcGAACGAAGCCCGAGCTGTTTTTTACATCTGCAAGTGGTAATTGAAAACCCATTAGAACTGTACAGAGTGGAAGTGGAGATTTTAGATGTGAACGACAACTCCCCCAGTTTCCCGTGGAGCGAGTTTAATCTCGACATCACGGAGTCGGCTGCGCCTGGCTCCTGTTTCCCGTTAGAGAGCGCACAGGACCAGGACGTGGGCACCAACTCACTGCGCTCCTACCAGCTGAGCGCAAACGAGCACTTTGTACTGAACATCCAGACGCGCAACGACGGAAGCAAGTTTGCTGAGCTCGTGCTGGACACTCCATTGGACCGGGAACAGCGGAAACGGCACGAAATGGTTCTGACTGCCTTTGACGGGGGGTCACCGGAACGCTCCGGCACAGCCCTCATAACCGTTACAGTGTTGGACGCCAACGATAACGTGCCCGTATTTGACCGCTCGGTTTACCGGGCGAGTTTGGTGGAGAACGCACCGAGGGGGACGTTAGTGCTGAAGCTGAACGCCACGGACCTGGATGAGGGCTCCAATGGAGAGGTGACCTACGCGTTTAGTGGACACGCACCCCTCAAGGTGCGCGAGCTGTTCAACGTGGACCCGTACACGGGTGAAATCCGAGTGAAGGGCATTGTGGACTACGAGAAAGCCAGTGTGTATGAACTCTATGTGCAAGCGAAAGACAGGGGACCCTCGGCTGTGGCTGTGCACAGTAAAGTCCTCGTAGACATCCTGGATGTGAACGACAACGCGCCCGAAGTCATCCTCACATCAGTCTCCACTCCTGTTCAGGAGGACGCGCCACCGGGCACGGTGATAGCTGTCATCAGCGTTATGGACCGAGACTCGGGAGAGAACGGCAACGTCGACTGCCAAATTCCGAGTAACGTCCCCTTTCAACTCCATTCATCCTTTAAGAACTATTATACTCTAGTGACAAGCGAGTTTCTGGACAGGGAAGCGGTGTCTGAGTACAACATCACACTAACAGCCCGAGACTTGGGCTCTCCTTCGCTCTCCACCAGGAAAACCATCCTCGTTCAAGTGTCTGACATTAACGACAACCCCCCACGGTTCGCTCAACCTTCATACACAGTTTACGTTACTGAGAATAATGCCCCGGGCGCTTCCATTGGCTCCGTAACTGCATTCGACCCCGATTCCAACCAGAACGCCTATCTGTCCTACTCTATTGTCGAGGGTCAGATTCAGGGCATGCCCGTGTCCACTTATGTCTCAATCAACTCTGACAACGGCAATATCTATGCACTGCGCTCTTTTGATTATGAGCAACTTAGAAACTTTATGATCCTGGTGCAGGCGCGCGACGCTGGTTTCCCCCCTCTCGCCAGTAATATCACAGTCAACGTATTTGTCTTggaccagaacgacaacgcACCCGTTATAGTGTCCCCGCTTCCCAAAAACGGCACCGTGGCCACAGAGGTGGTTCCGCGGTTAGTGGACGCCGGGTATCTGGTTACTAAAATAACCGCGCTAGACGCGGATGCAGGGCAAAACTCCCGGCTCTCCTATCAGGTGTTGCAGGCTACAGACCCGGGGCTGTTCAGCGTGGCTCTGTACACGGGCGAAATCCGGACCATCCGCCGACTCGTGGAAAAAGACGCAACGAGGCAAAGGCTGGTCATTCTGGTCAAGGACAACGGACAGCCGCCGCTCTCCGCCACCGTCTCCATTGTCCTCACAGTGGTCGACAGCGTGCCCGAGTCCCTGTCAGATTTCGGAGATCTCACGCTCAGCCCACAGCCCCCCTCAAACGTCGCTCTCTACTTGATCGTGTCACTGAGCACAATATCTTTAATATTCCTCGTGGCTATAATTGTGCTTGCTGCAATCAAGTGCTACAAGGACCGGGAGACCCACAGCGGGTACAACCTCCCCCCCTTCGCCTGCTGCTGTTGCGGAGGGTTTCAGCCAGATCCGCCTCCAGAAGTGTTCAAAAAATCTAACCTCAACCTGCAGATTTCATCCGCGGCTAAAGTGCCCACGAACTGTATGGAG CCGTGCAGCCCCGGCAGCACGCCGAGGAACAACGAGGCGAAGAGCGCAGAAAACTCGTGGAACGCGCAAAGCCGGAGCGCATCTGTGAACAATGGAGCAACTACTCCAAACGAG TTGAAGCAGCCAAATACAGACTGGACTCTGACGAAAAATCAGAACTCCTCCATCAAAAG TTATAACTCCATCAACATGGATGGCACCCTCATGCGAAAGGCCATGCATGCCGATCCAGAACACTATGTCACATCCATGGCGCCCGGACAATACTGGACCTGGGGAACCCATATGAGAGGGGTGAAAG ACTATAAGATGTCTCCCTCTACCAGTGAGGTCCGCTCTCGCCCCTGGACTCCTCGGTGCACTCCTCCtccccaacagcagcagccatcAGTcccaccccaccctcacccTCACCCACACCCTCACCCACCCCCTGACTACCACCACAATGTGTACATCCCTGGAACACCATCGGGTTTCTGCACCCTGAGGCCTGCAGCACAGCGAAGCGACCTGGACGTCCACAATGCTTTCTCCACCTTCGGCAAGAGACGACGTCTTCAGATGTCCCCCCAGGGAGAGGCGGCGATTATAAATAATGACCTGTACAATGACTGA
- the LOC120818116 gene encoding protocadherin-10 isoform X1: MIFTQAAEMDHRLSRGSWVPVTGLVVCLLLCACVVDLVLAQIRYSIPEELDHGAFVGNIAEDLGLDVAKLSARRFRIVSGAKRQYLEVNLENGILFVNEKMDREELCERSPSCFLHLQVVIENPLELYRVEVEILDVNDNSPSFPWSEFNLDITESAAPGSCFPLESAQDQDVGTNSLRSYQLSANEHFVLNIQTRNDGSKFAELVLDTPLDREQRKRHEMVLTAFDGGSPERSGTALITVTVLDANDNVPVFDRSVYRASLVENAPRGTLVLKLNATDLDEGSNGEVTYAFSGHAPLKVRELFNVDPYTGEIRVKGIVDYEKASVYELYVQAKDRGPSAVAVHSKVLVDILDVNDNAPEVILTSVSTPVQEDAPPGTVIAVISVMDRDSGENGNVDCQIPSNVPFQLHSSFKNYYTLVTSEFLDREAVSEYNITLTARDLGSPSLSTRKTILVQVSDINDNPPRFAQPSYTVYVTENNAPGASIGSVTAFDPDSNQNAYLSYSIVEGQIQGMPVSTYVSINSDNGNIYALRSFDYEQLRNFMILVQARDAGFPPLASNITVNVFVLDQNDNAPVIVSPLPKNGTVATEVVPRLVDAGYLVTKITALDADAGQNSRLSYQVLQATDPGLFSVALYTGEIRTIRRLVEKDATRQRLVILVKDNGQPPLSATVSIVLTVVDSVPESLSDFGDLTLSPQPPSNVALYLIVSLSTISLIFLVAIIVLAAIKCYKDRETHSGYNLPPFACCCCGGFQPDPPPEVFKKSNLNLQISSAAKVPTNCMEVNGNSSLSQSYCYKVCLTPESAKSDFMFLKPCSPGSTPRNNEAKSAENSWNAQSRSASVNNGATTPNELKQPNTDWTLTKNQNSSIKSYNSINMDGTLMRKAMHADPEHYVTSMAPGQYWTWGTHMRGVKDYKMSPSTSEVRSRPWTPRCTPPPQQQQPSVPPHPHPHPHPHPPPDYHHNVYIPGTPSGFCTLRPAAQRSDLDVHNAFSTFGKRRRLQMSPQGEAAIINNDLYND; the protein is encoded by the exons ATGATTTTTACACAAGCTGCTGAAATGGATCACAGACTCTCCAGAGGCAGCTGGGTACCGGTGACTGGGctggttgtgtgtttgcttctATGTGCGTGCGTCGTGGACCTGGTCCTCGCACAAATTCGTTACTCCATCCCCGAAGAGCTGGACCACGGAGCTTTTGTGGGCAACATTGCCGAGGACCTGGGCTTGGATGTGGCTAAGTTGTCAGCACGTCGGTTCCGAATAGTCTCCGGCGCCAAGAGGCAGTATTTAGAAGTGAACTTGGAGAACGGCATTCTCTTCGTCAACGAaaagatggacagagaggagctgtgcGAACGAAGCCCGAGCTGTTTTTTACATCTGCAAGTGGTAATTGAAAACCCATTAGAACTGTACAGAGTGGAAGTGGAGATTTTAGATGTGAACGACAACTCCCCCAGTTTCCCGTGGAGCGAGTTTAATCTCGACATCACGGAGTCGGCTGCGCCTGGCTCCTGTTTCCCGTTAGAGAGCGCACAGGACCAGGACGTGGGCACCAACTCACTGCGCTCCTACCAGCTGAGCGCAAACGAGCACTTTGTACTGAACATCCAGACGCGCAACGACGGAAGCAAGTTTGCTGAGCTCGTGCTGGACACTCCATTGGACCGGGAACAGCGGAAACGGCACGAAATGGTTCTGACTGCCTTTGACGGGGGGTCACCGGAACGCTCCGGCACAGCCCTCATAACCGTTACAGTGTTGGACGCCAACGATAACGTGCCCGTATTTGACCGCTCGGTTTACCGGGCGAGTTTGGTGGAGAACGCACCGAGGGGGACGTTAGTGCTGAAGCTGAACGCCACGGACCTGGATGAGGGCTCCAATGGAGAGGTGACCTACGCGTTTAGTGGACACGCACCCCTCAAGGTGCGCGAGCTGTTCAACGTGGACCCGTACACGGGTGAAATCCGAGTGAAGGGCATTGTGGACTACGAGAAAGCCAGTGTGTATGAACTCTATGTGCAAGCGAAAGACAGGGGACCCTCGGCTGTGGCTGTGCACAGTAAAGTCCTCGTAGACATCCTGGATGTGAACGACAACGCGCCCGAAGTCATCCTCACATCAGTCTCCACTCCTGTTCAGGAGGACGCGCCACCGGGCACGGTGATAGCTGTCATCAGCGTTATGGACCGAGACTCGGGAGAGAACGGCAACGTCGACTGCCAAATTCCGAGTAACGTCCCCTTTCAACTCCATTCATCCTTTAAGAACTATTATACTCTAGTGACAAGCGAGTTTCTGGACAGGGAAGCGGTGTCTGAGTACAACATCACACTAACAGCCCGAGACTTGGGCTCTCCTTCGCTCTCCACCAGGAAAACCATCCTCGTTCAAGTGTCTGACATTAACGACAACCCCCCACGGTTCGCTCAACCTTCATACACAGTTTACGTTACTGAGAATAATGCCCCGGGCGCTTCCATTGGCTCCGTAACTGCATTCGACCCCGATTCCAACCAGAACGCCTATCTGTCCTACTCTATTGTCGAGGGTCAGATTCAGGGCATGCCCGTGTCCACTTATGTCTCAATCAACTCTGACAACGGCAATATCTATGCACTGCGCTCTTTTGATTATGAGCAACTTAGAAACTTTATGATCCTGGTGCAGGCGCGCGACGCTGGTTTCCCCCCTCTCGCCAGTAATATCACAGTCAACGTATTTGTCTTggaccagaacgacaacgcACCCGTTATAGTGTCCCCGCTTCCCAAAAACGGCACCGTGGCCACAGAGGTGGTTCCGCGGTTAGTGGACGCCGGGTATCTGGTTACTAAAATAACCGCGCTAGACGCGGATGCAGGGCAAAACTCCCGGCTCTCCTATCAGGTGTTGCAGGCTACAGACCCGGGGCTGTTCAGCGTGGCTCTGTACACGGGCGAAATCCGGACCATCCGCCGACTCGTGGAAAAAGACGCAACGAGGCAAAGGCTGGTCATTCTGGTCAAGGACAACGGACAGCCGCCGCTCTCCGCCACCGTCTCCATTGTCCTCACAGTGGTCGACAGCGTGCCCGAGTCCCTGTCAGATTTCGGAGATCTCACGCTCAGCCCACAGCCCCCCTCAAACGTCGCTCTCTACTTGATCGTGTCACTGAGCACAATATCTTTAATATTCCTCGTGGCTATAATTGTGCTTGCTGCAATCAAGTGCTACAAGGACCGGGAGACCCACAGCGGGTACAACCTCCCCCCCTTCGCCTGCTGCTGTTGCGGAGGGTTTCAGCCAGATCCGCCTCCAGAAGTGTTCAAAAAATCTAACCTCAACCTGCAGATTTCATCCGCGGCTAAAGTGCCCACGAACTGTATGGAGGTAAATGGAAACAGCAGTCTCTCCCAGTCATATTGTTATAAAGTGTGCCTGACACCCGAATCTGCCAAAAGTGACTTCATGTTTCTGAAGCCGTGCAGCCCCGGCAGCACGCCGAGGAACAACGAGGCGAAGAGCGCAGAAAACTCGTGGAACGCGCAAAGCCGGAGCGCATCTGTGAACAATGGAGCAACTACTCCAAACGAG TTGAAGCAGCCAAATACAGACTGGACTCTGACGAAAAATCAGAACTCCTCCATCAAAAG TTATAACTCCATCAACATGGATGGCACCCTCATGCGAAAGGCCATGCATGCCGATCCAGAACACTATGTCACATCCATGGCGCCCGGACAATACTGGACCTGGGGAACCCATATGAGAGGGGTGAAAG ACTATAAGATGTCTCCCTCTACCAGTGAGGTCCGCTCTCGCCCCTGGACTCCTCGGTGCACTCCTCCtccccaacagcagcagccatcAGTcccaccccaccctcacccTCACCCACACCCTCACCCACCCCCTGACTACCACCACAATGTGTACATCCCTGGAACACCATCGGGTTTCTGCACCCTGAGGCCTGCAGCACAGCGAAGCGACCTGGACGTCCACAATGCTTTCTCCACCTTCGGCAAGAGACGACGTCTTCAGATGTCCCCCCAGGGAGAGGCGGCGATTATAAATAATGACCTGTACAATGACTGA